A window of the Bacillota bacterium genome harbors these coding sequences:
- a CDS encoding 4Fe-4S dicluster domain-containing protein, producing the protein MELFTIKKCFNCPNRVVDLDKLESELRKVMVEKDFNSRLGSRVESAKPMHHQMFHIALAGCPNSCSQPQIKDFGVQGQSVPELNGDCKQCEACIEACPEGAVSLGRRGVLINTSKCLNCGQCIRACPTGALVEGKVGCRILAGGKLGRHPRLASELAPIASENEAADNLDQCIELFLNEGRPGERFGSLLERTGWVPKR; encoded by the coding sequence ATGGAGCTATTTACCATAAAGAAATGTTTCAATTGTCCCAACCGGGTAGTAGACCTAGATAAGCTGGAATCAGAATTGCGCAAAGTAATGGTGGAAAAGGACTTTAACTCTCGCCTGGGAAGCCGGGTGGAAAGTGCAAAGCCCATGCATCACCAGATGTTCCACATTGCCCTAGCCGGGTGTCCCAATTCCTGCAGCCAGCCCCAGATAAAAGATTTTGGCGTGCAGGGGCAGTCGGTGCCGGAATTAAACGGGGATTGCAAGCAATGCGAGGCCTGTATTGAGGCTTGCCCGGAAGGAGCTGTCAGTCTGGGTAGACGCGGGGTGCTGATTAACACCAGCAAATGTCTTAATTGTGGCCAATGTATTCGTGCCTGCCCTACAGGGGCCCTGGTGGAGGGGAAGGTTGGATGCAGAATTCTTGCCGGGGGTAAGTTAGGCCGCCATCCCCGCCTGGCTTCGGAATTGGCGCCCATTGCCAGTGAAAATGAAGCTGCGGATAATTTGGACCAGTGCATAGAATTGTTCCTCAACGAAGGACGACCGGGGGAAAGGTTTGGGAGTTTGCTGGAAAGGACGGGCTGGGTACCGAAAAGGTAA
- the nifH gene encoding nitrogenase iron protein — translation MRQIAIYGKGGIGKSTTTQNTVAALAELGKKVLVVGCDPKADSTRLLLHGMNQETVLDTLRDEGEDIDLEDIMRPGYGNSMCVESGGPEPGVGCAGRGIITSINMLEALGAYTPDLDYVFYDVLGDVVCGGFAMPIREGKAQEIYIVASGEMMALYAANNISKGIMKFADSGGVRLGGIICNSRNVDNEHDMLKAFAQELGSQLIHFVPRDNFVQRAEINRKTVIDFDPTVPQADEYRALARNIDGNDMFVVPKPMTTDRLEELLMEFGLMDSLV, via the coding sequence ATGAGACAAATAGCCATTTATGGAAAGGGCGGTATAGGTAAGTCCACTACTACTCAAAATACGGTGGCGGCCCTGGCCGAGTTGGGCAAAAAGGTATTGGTTGTGGGTTGCGACCCTAAGGCTGATTCCACAAGGCTGCTGCTGCACGGTATGAATCAGGAAACTGTGCTGGATACCCTGCGGGATGAAGGAGAGGACATTGACCTCGAAGACATCATGCGTCCAGGCTATGGAAACAGCATGTGTGTGGAATCCGGAGGTCCCGAACCAGGTGTGGGCTGTGCCGGACGAGGTATTATTACTTCCATCAACATGCTGGAAGCGCTGGGAGCTTATACGCCCGACTTAGATTACGTCTTTTACGACGTGCTGGGTGACGTGGTATGCGGCGGGTTCGCCATGCCCATCCGGGAAGGTAAGGCCCAGGAAATTTACATTGTGGCTTCGGGTGAGATGATGGCCTTGTACGCTGCTAATAACATTTCCAAGGGGATCATGAAATTTGCTGATAGCGGCGGTGTACGGCTGGGCGGGATTATCTGCAATAGTCGTAATGTGGACAATGAACATGATATGTTAAAAGCTTTTGCCCAGGAACTTGGTTCACAATTAATTCATTTTGTACCCCGGGATAACTTCGTACAGCGGGCTGAAATAAACAGGAAAACTGTTATTGATTTCGACCCCACTGTGCCCCAGGCTGACGAATACCGGGCTCTGGCCCGCAACATTGACGGCAACGATATGTTCGTAGTTCCCAAGCCCATGACCACGGACCGGCTGGAGGAGCTGCTGATGGAATTCGGTCTTATGGATAGTTTAGTCTAA
- a CDS encoding P-II family nitrogen regulator, with translation MKEIIAIIRMNKVNTTKKALADIGICGLHAMKVKGRGKIHVDLSILDQIGDSEELAGIVNESLDKGSRLIPKRMLTILVLDNEIDKVVNTIISVNKEGNKGDGKIFICPVSDAARVRTGERGEAAV, from the coding sequence ATGAAAGAGATAATTGCTATTATCCGGATGAACAAAGTTAACACCACTAAAAAGGCTCTGGCCGATATCGGGATATGTGGTCTTCACGCCATGAAAGTGAAGGGCCGGGGCAAGATTCACGTGGATCTGTCGATTTTGGATCAGATTGGCGACTCCGAGGAACTAGCCGGTATTGTAAATGAAAGCCTGGATAAGGGCAGCCGGTTGATACCCAAGCGTATGCTCACCATTTTGGTCCTGGACAACGAAATTGATAAAGTTGTTAATACCATCATCAGCGTAAATAAGGAAGGTAACAAAGGTGACGGCAAGATATTCATCTGCCCCGTTTCGGACGCCGCCCGGGTAAGGACCGGCGAGCGGGGCGAGGCGGCGGTTTAA
- a CDS encoding superoxide dismutase: MNTQNYWAPRPIPPGGHSLPPLPYPYNALEPVISSNTLRIHHDRHHQSYVDGLNNAELKLVEARQNEDFALIKHWERELAFHDSGHILHSIYWTVMTPQGTSGPCIETWRQIHGYFGSMDAFRQQFIEAAINVEASGWAVVIWSPSWNHLEILTAEKHQNLTQWGGIPIMVLDVWEHSYYLDYQNRRADYVKAWWQLINWPEVERRLLLAMRTQVPLVISNLGVTVDC; this comes from the coding sequence TTGAACACACAAAACTACTGGGCTCCCCGCCCCATACCGCCCGGCGGTCATAGCTTACCTCCTTTGCCCTATCCCTACAACGCCCTGGAACCGGTTATAAGCAGCAATACCCTGCGCATACACCATGACCGGCATCACCAATCATATGTAGACGGACTGAATAACGCGGAACTTAAGCTTGTGGAGGCCAGGCAAAACGAGGACTTTGCCCTCATCAAACACTGGGAGCGAGAACTTGCCTTTCACGACTCCGGCCATATTCTACACAGCATTTACTGGACTGTCATGACACCTCAAGGTACATCCGGGCCGTGCATCGAAACATGGCGACAAATACACGGTTATTTTGGCAGCATGGATGCCTTCCGGCAACAATTCATTGAGGCTGCAATAAATGTAGAAGCTTCCGGATGGGCAGTTGTAATCTGGAGCCCATCATGGAACCATCTGGAAATACTTACCGCCGAAAAACACCAAAACCTAACCCAGTGGGGAGGCATTCCCATCATGGTACTTGATGTTTGGGAGCACTCCTATTACCTTGATTATCAAAATCGCCGGGCCGATTACGTAAAAGCCTGGTGGCAGCTGATAAACTGGCCGGAAGTTGAGAGACGACTATTGCTGGCCATGCGCACACAGGTGCCGCTAGTAATAAGTAATTTGGGAGTAACTGTTGATTGCTAA
- a CDS encoding P-II family nitrogen regulator — translation MLMIRAIVRPERTNHIMAELNSAGFPAVTRIDVVGRGKQRGVKVGEVVYDEIPKDMLILVVQEEKDKEDVISIISKYAKTGEKGAFGDGKIFVTPVEEAYTISSGTKGL, via the coding sequence ATGTTAATGATTAGAGCCATTGTACGGCCTGAAAGAACTAACCATATCATGGCCGAACTGAACAGCGCCGGGTTTCCCGCGGTAACCAGGATTGACGTGGTGGGCCGCGGTAAACAGCGGGGTGTGAAAGTGGGCGAAGTGGTTTACGACGAGATACCCAAGGATATGTTGATACTGGTGGTACAGGAAGAGAAGGACAAGGAAGACGTGATCAGCATCATTTCCAAATATGCCAAGACCGGTGAAAAAGGCGCCTTCGGTGACGGCAAAATTTTTGTTACTCCGGTGGAAGAGGCCTACACAATCAGCAGCGGTACCAAGGGGCTGTAG
- the nifD gene encoding nitrogenase molybdenum-iron protein alpha chain: protein MAINEKMIEEILNKYPAKVKRNRKKHIVIRDSAQENQEIEANTRTIPGVVTNRGCAFAGCKGVVLGPLKDMVHIVHGPVGCGYYSWLTRRNKARAEDPEKNFLAYCVSTDMQESDIVFGGEKKLTRMIDEVVKILKPNAITISATCPVGLIGDDIQAVARAAQAKHDVNITAYSCEGYKGVSQSAGHHIANNGLMEKIIGEGDLEEPPSKYTINILGEYNIGGDSWEVERVLNDIGYEVQVVMTGNGSYEKLKNAHVAQLNLVQCHRSINYIADMLETKYGTPWLKVNFIGIRATIESLRNMALYFGDEALIKRTEEVIERELAEIEPQLEPYKKICLDKTAFCFVGGSRGHHYQGLYEELGITTVLAGYEFAHRDDYEGRDVLSNLKTDADSKNIPDLHVTPDEGRYRLKIPVERMEELKKIIPLNDYKGMINEMVDGSIVVDDLNHYETDEFIKVLKPDLFSSGIKDKYIPQKMGVPTKQLHNYDYSGPYAGFRGAINFARDVAMGFSTPTWNFIAPPWKDNPLLEGSIEQCSDDTCVKEVGV, encoded by the coding sequence TTGGCTATCAACGAAAAGATGATTGAGGAGATTCTTAATAAGTACCCTGCCAAGGTGAAGCGTAACCGTAAAAAACACATTGTGATCAGGGACTCCGCTCAGGAGAACCAGGAAATAGAAGCCAATACCCGGACCATACCGGGGGTAGTCACTAATCGCGGTTGCGCCTTTGCCGGTTGTAAAGGTGTGGTGCTGGGCCCACTCAAGGACATGGTGCACATTGTGCACGGTCCCGTTGGATGTGGCTACTATAGCTGGCTAACCAGGCGTAATAAAGCCCGGGCGGAAGACCCGGAAAAAAACTTTTTGGCTTACTGTGTATCCACCGACATGCAGGAAAGCGACATCGTCTTCGGCGGTGAAAAGAAACTGACCCGTATGATCGATGAGGTGGTGAAAATACTCAAGCCCAATGCTATTACCATTTCCGCCACTTGCCCGGTGGGTCTCATCGGTGATGACATCCAGGCGGTGGCCAGGGCGGCCCAGGCCAAGCATGACGTAAACATTACGGCATACAGCTGCGAGGGATATAAAGGGGTCAGTCAATCCGCCGGCCACCACATAGCCAATAACGGCCTGATGGAAAAAATCATCGGTGAGGGTGACTTGGAGGAGCCGCCCAGCAAGTATACCATCAATATCTTGGGCGAGTATAATATCGGCGGTGACAGCTGGGAAGTTGAACGGGTTTTGAACGACATTGGTTACGAGGTTCAGGTGGTAATGACCGGAAACGGCTCTTATGAGAAACTCAAGAATGCCCACGTGGCGCAGCTGAACTTGGTGCAGTGTCACCGGTCCATTAACTATATCGCCGACATGCTGGAAACAAAATACGGCACTCCCTGGTTGAAAGTGAACTTTATCGGTATCCGAGCTACCATCGAGTCGCTGCGCAACATGGCTCTGTACTTCGGTGACGAGGCTCTAATTAAGCGCACTGAGGAAGTCATTGAAAGGGAACTGGCTGAAATCGAGCCACAGTTGGAACCTTATAAGAAAATTTGCTTGGATAAAACTGCTTTTTGCTTTGTAGGAGGTTCCCGCGGTCACCATTACCAGGGCCTGTACGAGGAACTGGGTATAACCACTGTATTGGCGGGCTACGAGTTTGCCCACCGGGACGATTACGAGGGTCGGGACGTTCTGTCGAACTTAAAGACCGACGCGGACAGTAAAAATATTCCCGATCTACATGTTACCCCGGATGAGGGGCGCTACCGGTTGAAAATACCTGTGGAAAGAATGGAAGAATTGAAGAAAATAATCCCTTTAAATGATTACAAGGGTATGATTAATGAAATGGTGGACGGCAGCATAGTGGTAGACGACCTGAATCACTATGAAACCGACGAGTTTATCAAGGTCCTAAAACCCGATCTCTTCTCTTCGGGGATCAAGGATAAGTATATCCCTCAGAAGATGGGCGTTCCCACCAAGCAGCTGCATAACTACGATTACAGCGGGCCATATGCGGGCTTTCGCGGCGCCATAAACTTTGCCCGGGACGTGGCTATGGGATTCAGTACTCCCACTTGGAATTTCATTGCGCCGCCATGGAAGGATAACCCGCTTTTAGAGGGCAGCATCGAGCAATGCTCGGATGATACATGCGTTAAGGAGGTAGGAGTATAA
- a CDS encoding FadR family transcriptional regulator, which produces MDFKPIKTKKIYQEIIEQIKAMISDGTLCPGDRLMSERELAERMQVGRSAVREAFRVMEAMGIIKIRPGEGTFIAENAAESLVKSFSSVLLAGGDDITARELMELRKILEVESAAMAARRCSPEQLEAIDHALQQMQHDLEEGNLGEEADMKFHFAIAEAARNSILLKLMNTISDTMGRVLAAARHELYRDPAKPTLLLREHHDIFAAIKNADPNAARQSMLKHLAGVEEFMFKK; this is translated from the coding sequence GTGGATTTTAAACCAATTAAAACAAAAAAAATATACCAGGAAATAATAGAACAGATAAAAGCAATGATTAGTGACGGCACACTTTGCCCGGGAGACAGGCTGATGTCCGAAAGGGAACTGGCTGAAAGGATGCAGGTGGGGCGGTCTGCCGTGCGGGAAGCTTTCCGGGTGATGGAGGCAATGGGCATTATTAAAATAAGGCCCGGTGAAGGTACCTTTATCGCTGAAAATGCAGCTGAATCTCTGGTGAAAAGTTTTTCTTCGGTACTGTTGGCCGGCGGGGATGACATTACAGCCCGCGAATTAATGGAGCTGCGTAAAATATTGGAGGTTGAGTCCGCGGCAATGGCCGCCCGGCGTTGTTCACCTGAACAACTTGAGGCCATTGATCACGCACTGCAGCAGATGCAGCATGATCTTGAAGAAGGCAACTTAGGTGAAGAGGCAGATATGAAGTTCCATTTTGCCATAGCCGAAGCAGCCCGCAATTCAATTCTATTAAAATTAATGAACACCATTTCTGATACTATGGGACGGGTACTTGCGGCCGCCCGGCATGAATTGTACAGAGATCCGGCCAAACCTACGCTTCTTTTGCGCGAGCACCATGATATCTTCGCGGCCATTAAAAATGCTGACCCTAATGCCGCCAGGCAGTCCATGTTAAAACATCTGGCTGGTGTAGAGGAATTTATGTTTAAAAAGTGA
- a CDS encoding (Fe-S)-binding protein, with translation MSDKQQIKRNIEKALANENLRGALGRFGNDYVGARERAYTGKDFQELRDRIAAVKGDAAARMEELARRFTESAQARGAKVFRAGTAQDAKDYIKNLAQEKGATKIVKSKSMATEEIHLNEYLGRQGLDSVETDLGEWILQLCGQKPSHMVMPAIHMTRDEVADIFSKETTQELSADIPKLVGVARKQLRKKFLAADIGISGANIAVAETGTLVIVTNEGNARLTTTLPPVHVAVVGLEKLVDVFTGVKSIIEALPRSATGQKITSYITMITGPTPAAYPDGTVQEKELHIILLDNGRTEMQADPVFKEALQCIRCASCLNVCPVFQLLGGHVYGHIYTGGIGTILTAFFNGFQEAGELQNLCLGCERCKRFCPGKIDIPKLIRELRSRVVEKGGLPGGQKFVLEKVLPNRKLFHRLIKAGQLGQKPFQKGARIRHLPMFLAGLTEGRSLPVIADKAFRDQARNLSVPEGSSKESTPDSKEKVGFFAGCLTDFVYPQLGQAAYKVLKHLNREMVFPAGQTCCGVPAVLMGVRESAVQLAQQNIEAFEQAGVDAVVTCCPSCAQALKERYMELLETDPAWHERAKALAGKVQHVTAYVADKSGDGSSLRLKQTGGRVTYHDSCHMKGCLGITEEPRQLLAAAGLELAEMEGSDLCCGFGGSYSVKFPSISRQILDKKLHSMEAANAATVALDCPGCKLQISGGLDSRGKELPVKHTVEILAENL, from the coding sequence GTGAGTGATAAGCAACAGATTAAACGCAATATAGAAAAGGCTCTGGCCAATGAAAACCTGCGCGGTGCTCTGGGGCGTTTCGGTAATGATTACGTCGGCGCGCGGGAAAGGGCGTATACCGGCAAGGACTTTCAGGAGCTACGAGACCGGATTGCAGCAGTTAAGGGTGATGCAGCCGCCAGGATGGAGGAGCTGGCCAGGCGTTTTACCGAGTCGGCACAGGCCAGGGGAGCCAAAGTCTTTCGGGCCGGTACGGCCCAGGATGCCAAGGACTATATTAAAAACCTGGCCCAGGAGAAGGGTGCCACTAAAATAGTTAAGTCCAAGTCCATGGCTACGGAAGAAATCCATCTTAATGAATACTTGGGCCGGCAGGGCCTTGATTCGGTGGAAACCGATCTTGGCGAATGGATACTGCAGCTGTGTGGCCAAAAACCTTCTCATATGGTTATGCCGGCTATTCATATGACCAGGGATGAAGTGGCAGATATATTTTCCAAAGAAACAACGCAAGAGCTGTCGGCCGATATTCCCAAACTGGTGGGAGTGGCCAGAAAGCAGCTGCGGAAAAAGTTTCTGGCTGCAGATATTGGTATATCCGGGGCCAATATCGCTGTAGCTGAGACAGGTACCCTGGTTATAGTAACTAATGAAGGAAACGCCAGGTTAACAACCACTTTGCCCCCGGTACACGTGGCGGTGGTGGGCCTGGAAAAGCTGGTGGATGTGTTTACCGGCGTGAAGTCCATAATAGAGGCTCTTCCCCGCAGTGCCACCGGCCAGAAAATAACCAGTTATATAACCATGATCACGGGCCCTACTCCTGCGGCTTACCCGGACGGGACTGTGCAGGAAAAGGAACTGCACATCATCCTTTTAGACAACGGCCGTACAGAAATGCAGGCAGATCCGGTATTTAAAGAGGCCCTACAGTGTATCCGCTGTGCGTCCTGCTTAAATGTTTGCCCCGTATTTCAGCTTTTGGGCGGGCATGTTTACGGTCACATATACACAGGCGGTATCGGTACCATTCTTACGGCTTTCTTTAATGGTTTTCAAGAGGCCGGGGAATTGCAAAACCTTTGCCTGGGCTGTGAGCGTTGTAAACGTTTTTGTCCGGGCAAGATCGATATACCCAAGTTGATCCGGGAACTGCGCAGCCGGGTAGTGGAAAAGGGCGGCCTGCCGGGAGGACAGAAATTTGTATTAGAGAAGGTGCTGCCCAACCGCAAGTTATTCCACCGGCTGATTAAAGCCGGGCAATTAGGCCAAAAACCTTTCCAAAAGGGTGCCAGAATACGTCACCTGCCCATGTTTTTAGCAGGTTTAACGGAAGGGCGCAGCCTGCCTGTAATTGCAGACAAAGCTTTCCGGGATCAAGCTCGAAATCTTAGCGTGCCTGAAGGCTCTTCTAAAGAATCCACTCCAGATTCCAAGGAAAAAGTGGGATTTTTTGCCGGGTGTCTTACCGACTTCGTTTATCCCCAATTAGGTCAGGCAGCATATAAGGTTTTAAAACACTTGAATAGGGAAATGGTTTTCCCTGCCGGACAAACCTGCTGTGGTGTGCCTGCCGTGCTTATGGGTGTACGGGAATCAGCCGTGCAGTTGGCACAACAGAATATCGAAGCCTTTGAGCAGGCCGGTGTCGATGCTGTAGTTACTTGCTGCCCATCCTGTGCCCAGGCCTTAAAAGAGAGGTATATGGAGCTGCTGGAGACAGACCCTGCCTGGCACGAAAGGGCTAAAGCCCTGGCCGGGAAAGTGCAACATGTAACAGCCTATGTAGCTGATAAGTCAGGTGACGGCAGTAGTTTAAGGCTAAAGCAAACAGGCGGTAGGGTTACCTACCATGATTCGTGTCACATGAAGGGATGCCTGGGTATTACCGAAGAACCTAGACAACTGCTTGCTGCTGCCGGGCTGGAACTGGCGGAAATGGAAGGTTCCGACCTTTGCTGTGGTTTCGGAGGGTCGTATTCCGTCAAATTTCCGTCCATATCAAGGCAGATCCTGGATAAAAAGCTGCACAGCATGGAAGCGGCAAATGCAGCAACGGTAGCATTGGATTGTCCCGGCTGTAAGCTGCAAATAAGCGGCGGCCTGGACAGCAGGGGAAAGGAATTACCCGTCAAACATACGGTGGAAATACTGGCTGAAAACCTGTGA
- a CDS encoding enoyl-CoA hydratase/isomerase family protein encodes MVYKTITYEVKEGKIAVLTLNRPSDFNAINQEMALELVSVLQEAERDEGVRVLIITGAGKAFCAGGDLAWLMRAVDNLEKRDIVDNAAALITELDRFTKPIIAAVNGVAAGAGTALVLGSDIIIASDKAKFTPNFVNIAAVPDSGASWYLPRKIGYHKAIELMLTGRAVEAGEAYKLNIFNQVVPEDNLWEEVYSLATRLANGPQRAVKYIKKMLKLSSKNDLAAQMETEASLQLMAWSDDDFKEGVDAFLAKRNPQFQ; translated from the coding sequence ATGGTTTATAAAACTATCACCTACGAAGTGAAAGAGGGTAAAATTGCTGTTTTGACGCTGAACCGGCCTTCTGATTTTAATGCCATCAACCAGGAAATGGCTTTGGAGCTGGTCTCTGTTTTACAAGAGGCGGAGCGAGATGAGGGGGTAAGGGTGTTAATTATTACCGGTGCAGGCAAGGCATTTTGTGCCGGAGGGGACCTGGCCTGGTTAATGCGAGCAGTTGACAACCTGGAAAAAAGAGATATTGTAGATAACGCCGCTGCCTTAATAACAGAGCTGGATAGATTTACAAAACCCATAATAGCGGCGGTAAACGGAGTGGCAGCGGGTGCGGGAACGGCCCTTGTACTGGGCAGTGATATCATTATTGCCAGCGATAAAGCCAAATTTACCCCTAATTTTGTTAACATCGCCGCTGTACCTGATAGTGGTGCCTCCTGGTACTTACCACGTAAAATAGGCTACCATAAAGCTATAGAGTTAATGTTGACCGGCCGTGCGGTGGAGGCTGGGGAAGCCTACAAGCTAAACATCTTCAATCAGGTCGTACCGGAGGATAACCTCTGGGAAGAAGTGTACAGCCTGGCGACAAGGTTAGCCAATGGACCTCAGAGAGCAGTAAAATATATCAAGAAAATGCTAAAATTGAGCAGCAAAAATGACCTTGCCGCTCAAATGGAAACAGAAGCTTCGCTGCAATTAATGGCCTGGTCTGATGACGATTTCAAAGAAGGGGTTGATGCCTTTTTGGCAAAAAGAAATCCGCAATTCCAATAG
- a CDS encoding DUF3784 domain-containing protein, whose amino-acid sequence MELVSIKHLRENSYVQWRKEKLQMLANLLAAVMVLIFGVLIKFFKFYNLIAGYNTLPEDQKENVDIEKLANLVGNGLLVMAGVLLLGALLTWLGYSAAFLGSWIVFVIIVIYIVVKAQRFSNG is encoded by the coding sequence ATGGAATTAGTTTCGATAAAGCATTTAAGAGAGAATAGTTATGTTCAATGGAGAAAGGAGAAACTACAAATGTTGGCCAATCTGCTTGCTGCCGTCATGGTTCTTATATTCGGTGTGCTAATCAAGTTCTTCAAATTCTACAACCTGATCGCGGGTTATAATACCCTGCCGGAGGACCAAAAAGAAAATGTAGATATTGAAAAGCTGGCTAACCTGGTTGGCAACGGTCTGCTGGTCATGGCAGGGGTTTTGTTATTAGGAGCACTTTTGACCTGGTTGGGTTACTCCGCAGCCTTCCTTGGATCATGGATAGTATTTGTTATTATTGTGATTTACATTGTAGTTAAGGCTCAGCGGTTTAGTAATGGATAA
- the nifK gene encoding nitrogenase molybdenum-iron protein subunit beta, translating to MLDCTPKEIIKRSGGMINPAKTCQPIGAMYAALGIHNCLPHSHGSQGCCAYHRSHLTRHFREPVMATSSSFTEGASVFGGGGNLKTAIKNVFSIYNPDVMAVHTTCLSETIGDDLPSIIKGAEVPEGKLVIHASTPSYQGSHITGFSNMVKGMVTYLAKATRDEKKEQVNIIPGFVNPGDMREIKRLAGELGVRLIMFPDTSGVLDSPMTGKFNMFPVGGAKVEDIRDSGNSKLTIALGYYASSDSAHLLERNCQVPAITLKTPIGIKATDDFLMTLRSKFVQEIPNQLEEERGQLVDVITDNHHHFYGKKVALFGDPDILTGLTEFILSLGMQPVHVLTGTPAGTLTGSGIFEKEIKEMLAAAGHEGRVKAAGDLFELHQWIKNEPVDLLMGNTYGKYIARAEDLPFVRVGFPILDRGVHSYLPIVGYRGAMRLVEMISDTLLDRQDRDAADEDLELVM from the coding sequence ATGTTGGATTGTACGCCTAAGGAGATAATTAAACGCAGCGGCGGGATGATCAACCCCGCTAAGACTTGCCAGCCCATAGGGGCTATGTACGCCGCCCTGGGCATCCATAATTGCCTGCCTCACAGCCATGGTTCCCAGGGTTGCTGTGCCTATCACCGTTCACATCTGACCAGGCATTTCCGGGAACCGGTGATGGCCACCAGCAGTTCTTTTACCGAGGGTGCCTCGGTGTTTGGGGGTGGCGGCAATCTGAAAACTGCCATCAAGAATGTGTTTTCTATTTATAATCCCGATGTTATGGCGGTGCACACCACTTGCCTGTCTGAGACCATCGGGGACGATCTGCCTTCCATCATAAAGGGGGCCGAGGTTCCCGAAGGCAAACTGGTAATCCATGCCAGCACGCCCAGCTACCAGGGCTCGCATATTACCGGCTTCTCCAACATGGTCAAGGGTATGGTTACCTATCTGGCAAAGGCAACAAGGGACGAGAAAAAGGAGCAGGTGAACATTATCCCCGGTTTTGTAAATCCCGGGGACATGCGGGAAATAAAGCGTTTGGCGGGCGAGTTGGGTGTCAGGTTGATCATGTTCCCGGATACTTCGGGTGTACTGGACTCTCCCATGACCGGCAAGTTTAACATGTTCCCCGTCGGTGGCGCTAAAGTGGAGGATATCCGTGACTCGGGCAACTCCAAACTTACCATTGCCCTGGGTTATTACGCTTCCAGCGATAGTGCCCACCTGTTGGAACGAAATTGCCAGGTGCCGGCTATTACTCTCAAAACACCTATTGGCATCAAGGCTACCGATGACTTTTTGATGACGCTACGAAGTAAGTTTGTGCAGGAGATACCTAACCAACTGGAAGAGGAACGCGGCCAGCTGGTGGACGTGATTACCGACAATCACCACCACTTTTACGGTAAAAAAGTAGCCCTGTTCGGTGACCCTGATATTCTTACCGGGCTGACGGAGTTTATTTTAAGTCTGGGCATGCAGCCTGTGCATGTACTTACCGGTACCCCCGCCGGCACTCTAACCGGCTCGGGTATATTTGAAAAGGAAATTAAGGAAATGCTGGCGGCGGCCGGCCATGAGGGCCGGGTGAAAGCAGCGGGTGACTTGTTCGAACTGCATCAGTGGATCAAGAACGAACCCGTAGACCTTTTAATGGGTAACACCTACGGCAAGTACATTGCCCGGGCGGAGGACCTGCCCTTTGTGCGGGTAGGATTTCCCATCCTGGATCGGGGCGTTCATTCCTATCTGCCTATCGTGGGTTACCGCGGCGCCATGCGGCTGGTGGAGATGATCAGTGACACGCTGCTGGACCGGCAGGACCGCGATGCAGCTGATGAAGATCTCGAACTGGTTATGTGA